One stretch of Streptomyces sp. NBC_00443 DNA includes these proteins:
- the pth gene encoding aminoacyl-tRNA hydrolase: MDVTTDPSAPWLIAGLGNPGPEYARNRHNVGFMVVDLLAERIGGKFKRAGRAQAQVVEGRIGPPGPLNRRVIVAKPMSYMNLSGGPLNALRDFYKVPVGNIVAVHDELDIDFGTLRLKLGGGDNGHNGLKSMTKAMGSEYHRVRFGIGRPPGRMPVADFVLKDFSAAERKELDYFVDRASDAVEALVIEGLERAQSTYNS, translated from the coding sequence ATGGACGTGACGACCGACCCGAGCGCCCCCTGGCTGATCGCCGGCCTCGGCAATCCCGGACCGGAGTACGCCAGGAACCGGCACAACGTCGGGTTCATGGTGGTGGATCTGCTGGCCGAGCGGATCGGCGGGAAGTTCAAGCGGGCCGGCCGGGCTCAGGCACAGGTCGTCGAGGGGCGGATCGGGCCGCCGGGGCCGTTGAACCGGCGGGTGATCGTGGCGAAGCCGATGTCGTACATGAATCTCTCCGGCGGTCCGTTGAACGCGCTCCGGGACTTCTACAAGGTGCCGGTGGGCAATATCGTCGCTGTTCATGACGAGTTGGACATCGACTTCGGCACGCTGCGGTTGAAGCTGGGTGGCGGGGACAACGGGCACAACGGGCTCAAGTCGATGACGAAGGCGATGGGTTCGGAGTATCACCGGGTGCGGTTCGGGATCGGGCGGCCGCCGGGGCGTATGCCGGTCGCGGACTTCGTGCTGAAGGATTTCTCGGCGGCGGAGCGCAAGGAGCTGGACTACTTCGTGGACCGGGCGTCGGATGCGGTGGAGGCTCTGGTGATCGAGGGGCTGGAGCGGGCGCAAAGCACGTACAACTCCTGA
- a CDS encoding 50S ribosomal protein L25/general stress protein Ctc has protein sequence MSEVKISAATRTEFGKGAARRIRRDSKVPGVLYGHGTDPLHLTLPGHELLLALRTPNVLIALDIDGKANELAIPKSVQRDPIKGFLEHVDLLLVKRGEKVTVEIPVHAEGELAAGGNLLEHVLNALPVETEATHIPEAVTVSVEGLEAGASILAKDIKLPKGTTLAIEEDAVVLQVLAAQAEEAAEGEEAAAGEEVAEA, from the coding sequence ATGTCCGAGGTCAAGATCTCTGCCGCGACCCGCACCGAGTTCGGTAAGGGTGCCGCCCGTCGTATCCGTCGTGACTCGAAGGTTCCGGGTGTCCTGTACGGCCACGGCACCGACCCGCTGCACCTGACCCTCCCGGGTCACGAGCTGCTGCTCGCCCTGCGTACGCCGAACGTCCTGATCGCCCTGGACATCGACGGCAAGGCCAACGAGCTGGCGATTCCGAAGTCCGTGCAGCGTGACCCGATCAAGGGCTTCCTGGAGCACGTCGACCTGCTGCTGGTCAAGCGCGGCGAGAAGGTCACCGTCGAGATCCCCGTCCACGCCGAGGGCGAGCTGGCCGCGGGTGGCAACCTGCTTGAGCACGTGCTGAACGCGCTGCCGGTCGAGACCGAGGCCACGCACATCCCCGAGGCCGTCACCGTGTCCGTCGAGGGCCTGGAGGCCGGTGCCTCCATCCTGGCGAAGGACATCAAGCTGCCGAAGGGCACCACGCTGGCCATCGAGGAGGACGCTGTCGTCCTGCAGGTCCTGGCCGCGCAGGCCGAGGAGGCCGCCGAGGGCGAAGAGGCCGCCGCGGGCGAGGAAGTCGCCGAGGCCTGA
- a CDS encoding ribose-phosphate diphosphokinase yields the protein MTGIKTTGEKKLMFFSGRAHPELAEEVAQQLGVGVVPTKAFDFANGEIYVRYQESARGADCYVIQSHTAPINQWIMEQLIMIDALKRASARSITVIVPFYGYARQDKKHRGREPISARLIADLMKTAGADRILTVDLHTDQIQGFFDGPVDHLFALPLLADYVGRKVDREKLTVVSPDAGRVRVADRWCDRLGAPLAIVHKRRDKDVANQVTVHEVVGEVKGRVCVLVDDMIDTGGTICAAADALFAHGAEDVIVTATHGVLSGPAADRLKNSRVGEFVFTNTLPTPGELARDLDKLTVLSIAPTIASAVREVFEDGSVTSLFDEQ from the coding sequence GTGACCGGGATCAAGACGACCGGCGAGAAGAAGCTGATGTTCTTCTCCGGCCGCGCCCACCCCGAGCTTGCCGAGGAGGTCGCCCAGCAGTTGGGTGTCGGGGTTGTCCCGACCAAGGCCTTCGACTTCGCGAACGGTGAGATCTACGTCCGCTATCAGGAGTCGGCGCGTGGTGCGGACTGCTATGTGATCCAGAGCCACACGGCTCCGATCAATCAGTGGATCATGGAGCAGCTGATCATGATCGACGCGCTGAAGCGTGCGTCGGCGCGCTCCATCACCGTGATTGTGCCGTTCTACGGTTACGCACGTCAGGACAAGAAGCACCGTGGGCGGGAACCGATTTCGGCGCGCCTGATCGCGGATCTGATGAAGACGGCGGGTGCGGACCGCATCCTGACCGTGGATCTGCACACGGACCAGATCCAGGGCTTCTTCGACGGCCCTGTCGACCACCTCTTCGCCCTGCCGCTTCTCGCGGACTACGTGGGCAGGAAGGTGGACCGGGAGAAGCTGACGGTCGTGTCTCCCGACGCGGGGCGTGTGCGGGTGGCCGACCGGTGGTGCGACCGGCTGGGTGCGCCGCTCGCGATCGTGCACAAGCGTCGCGACAAGGACGTGGCTAACCAGGTGACCGTCCACGAGGTCGTGGGTGAGGTCAAGGGCCGGGTGTGTGTGCTGGTCGACGACATGATCGACACCGGTGGGACGATCTGTGCCGCGGCTGACGCGCTGTTCGCGCACGGCGCCGAGGACGTCATCGTGACGGCGACGCACGGTGTGCTCTCGGGTCCGGCGGCGGACCGGCTGAAGAACTCGCGGGTGGGCGAGTTCGTGTTCACGAACACGCTGCCGACGCCGGGCGAGCTGGCCCGGGACCTGGACAAGCTGACGGTGCTGTCGATCGCGCCGACGATCGCGAGTGCGGTGCGTGAGGTGTTCGAGGACGGTTCGGTGACGAGCCTGTTCGACGAGCAGTAG
- the glmU gene encoding bifunctional UDP-N-acetylglucosamine diphosphorylase/glucosamine-1-phosphate N-acetyltransferase GlmU, which yields MSAIRPAAVVVLAAGEGTRMKSATPKVLHEICGRSLVGHVLAAARELQPENLVVVVGHAREKVSAHLGEIDPGVRTAVQAEQNGTGHAVRMALEELGGTVDGTVVVVCGDTPLLTGETLTHLAATHSADGNAVTVLTAEVPDATGYGRIVRDGASGAVTAIVEHKDASESQRTIREINSGVFAFDGQLLADALGKVRTDNSQGEEYLTDVLGILREAGHRVGASVAVDHREIAGINNRVQLSEARRILNDRLLTDAMLAGVTVVDPATTWVDVTVTFEQDAVVLPGTQLQGSTHLGEGAEVGPNSRLKDTRVDAGARVDNTVAEGAHVGANATVGPFAYLRPGTRLGAKGKIGTYVETKNASIGEGTKVPHLSYVGDATIGEYTNIGAASVFVNYDGQDKHHTTVGSHCRTGSDNMFVAPVTVGDGAYTAAGSVITKDVPPGSLAVARGQQRNIEGWVARKRPGSAAAKAAEAASRQEDGEG from the coding sequence GTGAGCGCCATTCGCCCGGCAGCCGTCGTCGTTCTCGCAGCGGGTGAGGGCACCCGTATGAAGTCGGCCACACCGAAGGTCCTGCACGAGATCTGCGGACGCAGCCTCGTGGGTCATGTGCTCGCCGCCGCGCGTGAGTTGCAGCCCGAGAACCTGGTCGTGGTCGTGGGGCACGCCCGCGAGAAGGTCTCCGCGCACCTCGGTGAGATCGACCCCGGCGTACGCACCGCCGTACAGGCGGAGCAGAACGGCACCGGGCACGCCGTACGGATGGCCCTGGAGGAGCTCGGCGGGACCGTCGACGGGACCGTGGTGGTCGTCTGCGGCGACACTCCCCTGCTGACCGGCGAGACCCTGACCCACCTCGCCGCCACCCACTCCGCCGACGGCAACGCCGTGACGGTGCTGACCGCCGAGGTCCCGGACGCGACCGGGTACGGGCGGATCGTGCGCGACGGCGCCTCAGGTGCGGTGACGGCCATCGTGGAGCACAAGGACGCGAGTGAGTCGCAGCGGACGATCCGGGAGATCAACTCGGGTGTGTTCGCGTTCGACGGACAGCTGCTGGCCGATGCCCTCGGGAAGGTCCGTACGGACAACTCGCAGGGCGAGGAGTACCTGACCGACGTGCTCGGGATCCTGCGCGAGGCCGGTCACCGGGTCGGCGCCTCCGTGGCGGTCGATCACCGTGAGATCGCCGGGATCAACAACCGTGTGCAGCTGTCCGAGGCCCGTCGGATTCTCAACGACCGGTTGCTGACCGACGCGATGCTCGCCGGCGTCACCGTCGTGGACCCGGCTACGACCTGGGTCGATGTGACCGTCACGTTCGAGCAGGATGCCGTCGTCCTGCCGGGTACGCAGTTGCAGGGGTCCACCCATCTCGGCGAGGGCGCGGAGGTCGGCCCCAACAGCCGGCTGAAGGACACGCGTGTCGACGCGGGTGCCCGTGTGGACAACACGGTGGCCGAGGGCGCGCATGTGGGCGCGAACGCGACGGTGGGACCGTTCGCGTATCTGCGGCCGGGGACGCGACTGGGCGCGAAGGGCAAGATCGGTACCTACGTCGAGACGAAGAACGCGTCGATCGGTGAGGGGACGAAGGTGCCTCACCTCTCCTACGTCGGTGACGCGACGATCGGCGAGTACACGAACATCGGTGCCGCGAGTGTCTTCGTGAACTATGACGGACAGGACAAACACCACACGACGGTCGGCTCGCACTGCCGTACCGGCTCGGACAACATGTTTGTGGCGCCTGTCACGGTCGGGGACGGTGCCTATACGGCGGCCGGGTCGGTGATCACGAAGGACGTGCCGCCCGGTTCGCTGGCCGTGGCCCGCGGTCAGCAGCGGAATATCGAGGGTTGGGTGGCCCGCAAGCGTCCGGGCAGTGCGGCCGCGAAGGCGGCTGAGGCGGCGTCTCGCCAGGAGGACGGCGAGGGCTGA
- a CDS encoding sensor histidine kinase, whose amino-acid sequence MTMTGEEQAGEPPPGAGPWWWGRFRSAVLDVSLAVVSALECGAEGVRFARDAGIPVAAGVVFGVLAGSVLLVRRRWPIAVVLVSIAVLPAQMGILLGIVGLYTLAATELPRRIIASLAGMSFVGTLIVTFVWVRQDVARGNLTFGDWVIPFASVTTALGVTAPPLLLGLYVGARRRLMESLRERADSLERELQLLAERAEERAEWARNEERTRIAREMHDVVAHRVSLMVVHAAALQAVARKDPEKAVKNAALVGDMGRQALTELREMLGVLRSGAAARQPSEVDRPVGAAVPLAAVGVAAAAAADRGRGVGGDDGGAEGPCLSELDELIGQSAAAGMVVDLSVEGDSRAYAPEIEQTAFRVVQEALTNVHKHAAGAKTHVRLAHRVSEIAMQVENEPPPELSSASLAGLPSGGNGLVGMKERVVALGGVFVSGPTDAGGFRVSAVIPAA is encoded by the coding sequence ATGACCATGACGGGGGAAGAGCAGGCCGGGGAACCGCCACCGGGGGCGGGGCCATGGTGGTGGGGCAGGTTTCGCAGTGCCGTGCTGGACGTGAGTCTGGCCGTCGTGTCCGCGCTGGAGTGCGGAGCGGAGGGGGTTCGGTTCGCGCGGGATGCCGGGATTCCGGTGGCCGCGGGGGTGGTGTTCGGGGTTCTGGCGGGGTCAGTGCTCCTGGTGCGGCGCCGGTGGCCGATAGCGGTCGTGCTCGTGTCGATCGCCGTCCTGCCCGCCCAGATGGGCATCCTGCTGGGCATCGTCGGCCTCTACACCCTGGCCGCGACCGAGCTGCCGCGGCGGATCATCGCGTCGCTCGCGGGGATGTCGTTCGTCGGGACGCTGATCGTGACGTTCGTGTGGGTGCGCCAGGACGTGGCGCGGGGGAATCTGACCTTCGGGGACTGGGTGATTCCGTTCGCCTCCGTCACCACAGCTCTCGGTGTGACGGCGCCTCCGCTGCTGCTCGGGCTGTATGTGGGCGCCCGGCGGCGGCTGATGGAGAGCCTGCGGGAGCGGGCGGACAGTCTCGAGCGGGAGCTTCAGCTGCTCGCGGAGCGCGCGGAGGAGCGTGCCGAGTGGGCGCGCAACGAGGAGCGGACGCGGATCGCGCGGGAGATGCATGACGTCGTCGCACATCGGGTGAGCCTGATGGTGGTGCATGCGGCGGCGCTCCAGGCCGTGGCGCGGAAGGACCCCGAGAAGGCCGTGAAGAACGCCGCGCTCGTGGGGGACATGGGGCGGCAGGCGTTGACCGAGTTGCGGGAGATGCTCGGGGTGCTGCGCAGTGGGGCCGCCGCGCGGCAGCCTTCGGAGGTGGACCGGCCTGTGGGGGCTGCCGTACCGCTGGCCGCGGTGGGAGTTGCTGCCGCTGCGGCGGCCGATCGGGGGCGTGGTGTCGGCGGGGACGACGGCGGCGCCGAGGGGCCTTGCCTGTCGGAGTTGGACGAGCTGATCGGGCAGTCGGCCGCGGCGGGGATGGTGGTGGACCTGTCGGTGGAGGGGGACTCGCGGGCGTATGCGCCGGAGATCGAGCAGACGGCGTTCCGGGTGGTGCAGGAGGCGTTGACGAACGTCCACAAGCATGCGGCGGGCGCGAAGACGCATGTACGGCTCGCGCATCGGGTGTCGGAGATCGCGATGCAGGTGGAGAACGAACCGCCGCCGGAGCTGTCGTCGGCGTCGCTGGCAGGGCTGCCGTCGGGGGGTAACGGCCTGGTGGGGATGAAGGAGCGGGTCGTGGCGCTGGGCGGGGTGTTTGTGTCGGGGCCGACGGATGCCGGGGGTTTCCGGGTGTCGGCGGTGATTCCGGCGGCGTAG
- a CDS encoding SUKH-3 domain-containing protein has protein sequence MHTDRTSTTRFPVPVDAALRAAGWQPGRWDIKQAEIWADSLREHTSPAGHRHAVFPAAVEAWAEFGGLHLAPTGPGRQVAPATLHFDPLHGLHMARTLGDLGRALDTEVCPLGAETDTESLLAIDTEGRIYALDHTGDWYLGPDIDQALAGLVAGIEPARLTAG, from the coding sequence ATGCACACCGACCGCACCTCCACCACCCGCTTTCCCGTCCCTGTCGACGCCGCCCTGCGCGCCGCCGGCTGGCAACCCGGACGCTGGGACATCAAGCAAGCGGAGATCTGGGCAGACTCCCTGCGCGAACACACCTCACCCGCCGGCCACCGCCACGCCGTTTTCCCCGCCGCCGTAGAAGCCTGGGCCGAATTCGGCGGCCTGCACCTCGCACCCACCGGCCCGGGCCGCCAGGTCGCCCCCGCCACCCTCCACTTCGACCCGCTCCACGGCCTGCACATGGCCCGCACCCTCGGCGACCTCGGCCGCGCCCTCGACACCGAGGTCTGCCCCCTCGGCGCCGAAACCGACACCGAGTCCCTCCTCGCCATCGACACCGAAGGCCGCATCTACGCCCTCGACCACACCGGCGACTGGTACCTCGGCCCCGACATCGACCAGGCCCTCGCCGGCCTCGTCGCCGGCATAGAACCGGCACGGCTCACAGCGGGCTGA
- a CDS encoding YwqJ-related putative deaminase: MNATQTGQPAARSGDPRIGWSATENPHAPALRHRRDGILPTVAAALSVRGETLTGTAARGDQPPALHHLVQDFLDTLTSGQRDRFTGRCAETILISRHIAAADATRSKRSARKPMTNGEARKALKQAKLTARRIREDGDPLHGSFATPCRACTALSAHFGVRIVDPAAADG, from the coding sequence ATGAACGCGACGCAGACAGGCCAACCCGCCGCGAGGTCCGGCGACCCCCGCATCGGCTGGAGCGCCACCGAAAACCCCCACGCGCCCGCCCTCCGCCACCGCCGTGACGGCATACTCCCCACCGTCGCCGCCGCCCTCTCCGTCCGCGGCGAAACCCTCACCGGCACCGCCGCCCGCGGCGACCAGCCCCCCGCGCTTCACCACCTCGTCCAGGACTTCCTCGACACCCTCACCAGCGGCCAACGCGACCGCTTCACCGGCCGCTGCGCCGAGACCATCCTCATCTCACGCCACATCGCCGCAGCCGACGCCACCCGCAGCAAACGCTCCGCCCGCAAACCCATGACCAACGGCGAAGCCCGCAAAGCCCTCAAGCAGGCCAAGCTCACCGCCCGCCGCATCCGCGAGGACGGTGACCCCCTGCACGGCAGCTTCGCCACCCCCTGCCGCGCCTGCACCGCCCTCAGCGCCCACTTCGGCGTCCGCATCGTCGACCCGGCAGCGGCAGACGGCTGA
- a CDS encoding SMI1/KNR4 family protein, translating to MTTGRLGLGAHPGRQAGGHAAPPNVAYAGQVVNFPDPVRASRHPRGVRVDERGHPDFSPYARAAVEIAEPPEGFGVDELRLTDYVSANAALAASGHELWDTVPAVATPHGWTWHHVVGSRRLELVPVEVKALLRHHGGIATSAVDHDKRGTRPLQETRPAHFRLPKSGVAVTEAQALGVEEDLGYRLPGAYRSFLKAAGGCAPVGTALDAELGLLVDQPLFTVRDEAAVNDLVYVNKCLRDHLTKDYLGVGFVQGGLLAVKVKGDRLGSVWFCAYDDARDVDPSWAPAERVERLLMPCGEDFDAFLSRLAGSPPELETVANLMVDGGFARVVPVAAAAVGE from the coding sequence ATGACGACAGGTCGGCTCGGGCTGGGGGCACATCCCGGCCGCCAGGCCGGGGGACACGCCGCGCCGCCGAACGTGGCCTACGCCGGGCAGGTCGTGAATTTCCCGGATCCGGTCCGCGCGTCGCGTCACCCGAGAGGAGTACGGGTGGACGAGCGTGGTCACCCCGACTTCTCGCCGTACGCGCGCGCGGCCGTGGAGATCGCGGAGCCGCCGGAGGGCTTCGGGGTCGACGAGTTGCGGCTGACGGACTATGTGTCGGCGAACGCGGCGCTGGCGGCGTCGGGGCACGAGTTGTGGGACACGGTCCCGGCGGTGGCGACGCCGCACGGCTGGACGTGGCATCACGTGGTGGGTTCGCGGCGGCTGGAACTGGTTCCGGTCGAGGTGAAGGCGTTGCTGCGGCATCACGGCGGTATCGCGACGTCGGCGGTGGACCACGACAAGCGGGGGACACGGCCGTTGCAGGAGACGCGGCCGGCGCACTTCCGGCTGCCGAAGTCGGGTGTGGCGGTGACGGAGGCGCAGGCGCTGGGGGTCGAGGAGGATCTCGGGTACCGGTTGCCGGGGGCGTATCGGTCGTTCCTGAAGGCCGCGGGCGGATGTGCCCCGGTGGGGACGGCGTTGGACGCGGAGCTGGGTCTGCTGGTCGACCAGCCGCTGTTCACGGTGCGGGACGAGGCCGCCGTCAATGACCTGGTCTATGTCAACAAGTGCCTGCGCGACCATCTGACCAAGGACTACCTGGGTGTCGGGTTCGTGCAGGGCGGGTTGCTGGCCGTGAAGGTGAAGGGCGACCGGCTGGGTTCGGTGTGGTTCTGCGCGTACGACGACGCGCGGGACGTCGATCCTTCGTGGGCGCCGGCGGAGCGTGTGGAGCGGCTGTTGATGCCGTGCGGTGAGGACTTCGACGCGTTTCTGTCCCGGCTGGCGGGTTCTCCGCCGGAGTTGGAGACGGTGGCGAATCTGATGGTGGACGGTGGGTTCGCGCGTGTGGTGCCCGTCGCTGCCGCGGCTGTGGGGGAGTGA
- a CDS encoding SUKH-4 family immunity protein: MVTFAQAQERAEEWINGEVPAYQHREVRVREFGLGFVVWAEDRADGPRSDGGAQRLVIARDSGEATLWPALPVGEVIRRYEEEYGRGDAAAQPAPAAPARVDLNQTSFLLTPPEWLQEAADRIGVPDRRDGGSGSGSGSGSASVSDFDTGAGGGTPGAASLPETQGGVPVGAASSSAPPPREPGVPEGATPWAGTDTNADPGEDRSVPLPETVFAPPLSGDDATPPDAKTALMSGGSRLPKTAVSPALDGSDAPGATPPPPGAPPSYGYPQGAGGPGTPPPPPAAPSYGYPQGPGAPGTPAPGTPAPGVPGAGATPPPAPSYGYPQGAPQAPQTPGRSLAPNAGDIADAATSKAAPPRARGGATPPPPPGAPGTPGGGYVPTQLVSSLGPDGPEGAAGPGAAQGPGAASGPGIPQPPGAPGAPGTPGAPQPPGGVHHAATVLADPSQMGGAPQPPGPPGAPGAPNPSGLPNQPGAPGAPAAPGMPGAPNAPGIPNPPGAPGAPGMPGAPQPPGAPGAPGVPGAPGGAREGVHHAETVFAAPSAGGPGVPPPPSAPGAPKPPGAPGMPPGAPGTPPGAPGVPSGPPGMPPGALGMPPGAPGMAPGAPGTPPGAPGMAPGAPGMPPGALGTPPGAPQPPMPPGAIHPPGQPGPGQPPAYGYPQPPAGQPTVGPGYQAVLRYRAQDGSEQQLIRRSAPGTPHPEWQIFHELRGMNVPPDQVLELHTELESCELPGAYCARMIREQWPQARITSIAPYGTDHASRQQGMQQLIAHQGELHQVADGPARPAPVRVPVQPVQPVQPIPPEGVAQELAGAFGPGLFRFEQAAVSRQGVPPVVAHCLVVGGLPMDMGPFFWAQAQPGRPVPTLAELAQERGVQPASDAGSYLVMGSDFGKAICVQYGTANIVAVPVEAGPGGAPVPPQFVNTGLPEFQRCLALLGGMWRLRFGLNQEQAGRWTVDFQAQLASLDPAALGSPESWWSVLLEQMWDGLL; the protein is encoded by the coding sequence ATGGTGACGTTCGCGCAGGCGCAGGAGCGTGCGGAAGAGTGGATCAACGGTGAGGTGCCGGCGTACCAGCATCGTGAGGTGCGGGTACGGGAGTTCGGGCTCGGGTTCGTGGTGTGGGCCGAGGACCGCGCCGACGGTCCGCGTTCGGACGGGGGCGCGCAGCGGCTGGTGATCGCCCGGGACAGCGGGGAGGCCACGTTGTGGCCGGCGCTGCCGGTGGGCGAGGTGATTCGCCGCTACGAGGAGGAGTACGGCCGTGGAGACGCGGCTGCGCAACCGGCGCCGGCGGCTCCGGCGCGGGTGGATCTGAATCAGACGTCGTTCCTGCTGACTCCGCCGGAGTGGCTGCAGGAGGCGGCGGACCGGATAGGGGTTCCGGACCGGCGGGACGGGGGCTCGGGCTCCGGTTCCGGTTCGGGCTCGGCTTCGGTTTCGGACTTCGACACTGGTGCGGGCGGTGGTACGCCGGGTGCCGCATCGCTGCCCGAGACGCAGGGAGGGGTGCCGGTGGGTGCCGCGTCTTCGTCGGCTCCTCCGCCGCGGGAGCCCGGGGTGCCCGAAGGGGCGACTCCCTGGGCCGGTACGGACACCAACGCCGATCCCGGTGAGGACCGTTCGGTGCCGTTGCCGGAGACGGTGTTCGCGCCGCCGCTGAGCGGTGACGACGCAACGCCGCCGGACGCCAAGACGGCGCTGATGTCGGGCGGCAGCCGGCTTCCGAAGACCGCGGTCTCGCCGGCGCTGGACGGTTCCGACGCGCCGGGCGCGACGCCTCCGCCGCCGGGGGCGCCTCCTTCGTACGGGTATCCGCAGGGTGCGGGCGGGCCGGGTACGCCGCCTCCGCCGCCGGCTGCGCCTTCGTACGGGTATCCGCAGGGTCCTGGCGCGCCGGGTACGCCTGCACCGGGTACGCCTGCGCCGGGTGTCCCTGGGGCGGGTGCCACGCCGCCGCCTGCGCCCTCCTATGGCTACCCGCAGGGTGCGCCGCAGGCTCCGCAGACGCCCGGGCGGTCGCTCGCGCCCAACGCCGGGGACATCGCCGATGCCGCGACGAGCAAGGCGGCGCCTCCTCGTGCGCGGGGTGGGGCTACGCCGCCGCCTCCGCCGGGCGCTCCGGGTACGCCCGGGGGCGGGTACGTTCCGACGCAGCTGGTGTCGTCGCTCGGCCCCGACGGGCCCGAGGGCGCTGCCGGGCCGGGGGCTGCGCAGGGGCCGGGTGCCGCGAGCGGGCCCGGCATTCCGCAGCCTCCGGGTGCCCCGGGTGCGCCCGGCACGCCCGGCGCACCGCAGCCTCCGGGCGGTGTGCACCATGCTGCGACCGTGCTGGCCGACCCGAGCCAGATGGGCGGCGCCCCGCAGCCGCCGGGGCCCCCTGGGGCGCCGGGTGCGCCGAATCCGTCCGGTCTTCCCAACCAGCCCGGTGCTCCCGGTGCTCCCGCCGCTCCGGGTATGCCGGGTGCGCCGAATGCGCCTGGCATCCCGAACCCGCCCGGTGCTCCGGGCGCTCCGGGTATGCCCGGTGCGCCGCAGCCGCCGGGTGCCCCTGGCGCGCCCGGTGTTCCGGGTGCCCCTGGCGGTGCTCGCGAGGGCGTTCACCACGCGGAGACGGTGTTCGCCGCACCCTCGGCGGGCGGACCCGGTGTGCCGCCTCCACCGTCGGCGCCCGGCGCGCCGAAGCCGCCCGGAGCTCCAGGCATGCCGCCGGGCGCCCCGGGCACGCCACCCGGAGCTCCTGGTGTTCCGTCCGGCCCACCCGGTATGCCGCCGGGCGCACTCGGTATGCCGCCCGGTGCTCCGGGTATGGCCCCCGGCGCCCCCGGTACCCCTCCTGGCGCTCCGGGTATGGCCCCTGGCGCCCCGGGTATGCCGCCCGGCGCGTTGGGCACTCCGCCAGGCGCCCCCCAGCCCCCGATGCCGCCCGGCGCGATCCACCCGCCCGGTCAGCCCGGCCCGGGTCAGCCCCCGGCCTACGGCTACCCGCAGCCGCCCGCCGGTCAGCCGACCGTGGGCCCCGGCTACCAGGCCGTGCTCCGCTACCGTGCGCAGGACGGGTCGGAGCAGCAGCTGATCCGGCGTTCGGCGCCGGGCACGCCGCATCCGGAGTGGCAGATCTTCCACGAGCTGCGAGGCATGAACGTGCCCCCGGACCAGGTGCTGGAGCTGCACACCGAGCTGGAGTCGTGTGAGCTGCCGGGCGCGTACTGCGCGCGGATGATCCGGGAGCAGTGGCCGCAGGCGCGGATCACGTCCATCGCGCCGTACGGCACGGATCACGCGAGCCGGCAGCAGGGCATGCAGCAGCTGATCGCCCATCAGGGCGAGTTGCACCAGGTGGCCGACGGGCCCGCCCGGCCGGCGCCGGTGCGGGTCCCGGTGCAGCCGGTGCAGCCGGTGCAGCCGATCCCGCCGGAGGGTGTGGCGCAGGAGCTGGCGGGGGCGTTCGGGCCGGGGCTCTTCCGGTTCGAGCAGGCCGCCGTGTCCCGGCAGGGCGTTCCGCCGGTCGTGGCGCACTGCCTGGTGGTCGGTGGTCTGCCGATGGACATGGGCCCGTTCTTCTGGGCGCAGGCCCAGCCGGGTCGGCCCGTTCCGACGCTGGCGGAGCTGGCGCAGGAGCGCGGGGTGCAGCCGGCGTCGGACGCGGGGTCGTACCTGGTGATGGGCAGCGACTTCGGCAAGGCGATCTGCGTCCAGTACGGCACGGCGAACATCGTCGCCGTGCCCGTGGAGGCGGGCCCGGGCGGCGCGCCCGTACCGCCGCAGTTCGTGAACACGGGCCTGCCCGAGTTCCAGCGCTGCCTGGCACTGCTGGGCGGGATGTGGCGTCTTCGCTTCGGCCTGAACCAGGAGCAGGCGGGCCGTTGGACCGTCGACTTCCAGGCCCAGCTCGCCTCGCTCGACCCGGCGGCGCTCGGGTCGCCGGAGAGCTGGTGGTCGGTGCTGCTGGAGCAGATGTGGGACGGGCTGTTGTGA
- a CDS encoding DUF485 domain-containing protein produces MSSPYDPYAGYPWRTPDPPQPPPPPQHRTPDHPPLGHHRDLRILRTAYRWQRRVATLTALGYFTLFLILSAFAPGFMSSTVSDGLPAGLLLALLQLPVTWLAIWLYEHTARRYVDPLADRIRKEAEVDAKRESGKRESGNRGTGQRETWR; encoded by the coding sequence ATGTCCTCCCCGTACGACCCATACGCCGGGTACCCCTGGCGAACCCCCGACCCGCCGCAACCACCCCCACCCCCACAGCACCGAACCCCCGATCACCCACCCCTCGGGCACCACCGTGACCTGCGGATCCTGCGCACTGCCTACCGCTGGCAGCGGCGCGTGGCGACGCTCACCGCACTCGGCTACTTCACCCTCTTCCTGATCCTGTCCGCGTTCGCGCCCGGGTTCATGTCGAGCACGGTCTCCGACGGCCTGCCCGCAGGCCTGCTGCTCGCGCTGCTCCAACTGCCGGTCACCTGGCTGGCGATATGGCTGTACGAGCACACCGCCCGGCGTTACGTCGACCCGCTCGCGGACCGCATCCGCAAGGAGGCCGAGGTGGACGCCAAGCGGGAGTCGGGCAAGCGGGAGTCGGGCAACCGGGGTACGGGGCAGAGGGAGACGTGGCGATGA